One Antennarius striatus isolate MH-2024 chromosome 17, ASM4005453v1, whole genome shotgun sequence genomic window carries:
- the gja10a gene encoding gap junction protein alpha 10 a, producing the protein MGDWNLLGSILEEVHIHSTIVGKIWLTILFIFRMLILGAAAEDVWDDEQSEFVCNTDQPGCKAVCYDRAFPISLIRFWVLQVIFVSAPSLIYMGHALYCIRMLEKERHRKRAQLKEELDEAEVSLEEHKRMEKELRRWDEQRKVKKAPLRGSLLRTYVIHILTRSFVEVCFILGQYILYGVQLKPLYKCERLPCPNSVDCYISRPTEKTIFMVFMITIAGVSLFLNVLEISHLGIRKIKQTLYGERYTEDDSLIYKSKKKASSPHLCVMSNVSPHNGPLTQTFKVIPEVDIKPPHYNTDPPKAYQNTPRHNVLTHLGHNPIYICPQPRSMLGQNFGFPAPQSHDGPQIHTVTLDHNPDWTYAGSVVEENTTSQHDDHNEEGHPHPSHFEALLSGCTLRPSTIGGLEEDEQRNSIGSELLIPNPRKTSFMFRPPSESLSSISHSASSSLHTSEESDELGSLQGDMPMMPPPGGRRMSMSMFLDISSIMKK; encoded by the exons ATGGGTGACTGGAACCTACTTGGCAGCATCTTAGAAGAGGTTCACATTCATTCCACCATAGTGGGAAAGATCTGGCTCACCATACTTTTTATCTTTCGCATGCTGATCCTGGGCGCGGCCGCTGAGGATGTATGGGATGACGAGCAGTCTGAATTTGTTTGTAACACTGACCAGCCAGGCTGCAAGGCAGTCTGTTACGACCGTGCTTTTCCCATCTCCCTCATTCGCTTCTGGGTACTGCAGGTGATCTTTGTCTCTGCACCCTCATTGATCTACATGGGACATGCTCTCTATTGCATTCGAATGCTTGAGAAGGAGCGGCACCGAAAACGAGCccagctgaaggaggagcttGACGAGGCCGAGGTATCATTGGAAGAACATAAGCGCATGGAGAAGGAGCTGAGGAGGTGGGATGAGCAAAGGAAGGTGAAAAAGGCTCCTCTTAGAGGTTCTTTGTTGAGAACCTACGTCATCCATATCCTTACACGTTCATTTGTGGAGGTCTGCTTCATCCTGGGCCAGTATATACTCTATGGTGTCCAACTGAAGCCACTCTATAAGTGTGAGAGGCTGCCTTGCCCCAACAGTGTAGACTGTTACATCTCCAGGCCCACAGAGAAAACCATCTTCATGGTTTTCATGATCACAATTGCTggtgtttcactttttctcaaTGTTCTGGAAATTTCCCACCTGGGAATTAGGAAAATCAAGCAGACACTGTATGGAGAGAGATACACGGAAGATGACAGTTTGATTTACAAGTCAAAGAAGAAGGCATCCTCGCCACACCTCTGTGTAATGAGTAATGTATCACCTCACAACGGGCCTTTGACTCAGACTTTCAAAGTGATTCCAGAAGTGGACATAAAGCCTCCTCATTATAACACTGACCCCCCCAAAGCCTACCAAAACACTCCAAGACACAACGTCTTGACTCATCTTGGACACAATCCCATCTATATCTGCCCACAACCTAGGTCTATGTTGGGCCAGAACTTTGGATTCCCTGCCCCACAGTCTCATGACGGTCCACAGATCCATACAGTTACGTTAGACCACAATCCAGACTGGACTTATGCTGGATCCGTTGTTGAGGAAAATACAACAAGTCAACATGATGACCACAATGAGGAGGGGCACCCTCATCCCAGTCATTTTGAAGCTCTGCTGTCAGGTTGCACCTTAAGGCCAAGCACCATTGGAGGCTTGGAGGAAGATGAGCAAAGAAATTCAATAGGAAGTGAGCTCCTGATCCCCAACCCCAGGAAGACCAGCTTCATGTTCCGGCCCCCATCAGAGAGCTTGTCATCCATCAGTCACTCCGCAAGCTCTTCCTTACATACCTCAGAGGAATCTGATGAACTGGGCTCCCTGCAGGGAGACATGCCTATGATGCCACCACCCGGTGGAAGAAGAATGTCAATG agCATGTTTCTGGATATATCCTCCATCATGAAGAAGTAA